The sequence GTTGCAGGGTAATCGAGACTGCTCCAGTGTTGCCAGATTTCTCCGTGGCACTGAAACCAGATGAATATCAGCTTCCACCAAATGATCCATTATGGAATTAAGAATTCTTTCGGGAATCTGGTTTCATACTTTGAATAACCTGAATTGAAGAGAACATATAGAAAATATTGAAGCAAAACAAGTCGGAACCTACCATACAAGTGTTAGCAGTATCTACATGAAGTTATGAACATTCTACATGGTGTTTGTTCCTTTCTTCTTTCCTTTGCTTATGTATTTTCCCATTATACTGGGATAGTGAGATGCATAGTTTTTTAGCGGGATATGAGAAAGCCTCTTTGTACAAGTACACAATAGTTGTTTAAGTTTATTCAAAGATAAGCATAATTTCCATAGTAGATTAGCAATAAAACTGTTTAATCAACTATGAAGTTAAGATCCTGTTTACAGTGTCTGCCTGAATTTGTGCAACTTTCCGAGCACTTACAGCTCCCAGTTCATGCAACATCTGCAATTCCCGGAACAAATTGGTTCGCAAATGTACCTGCATTTGCAGGGGAATAGTAAATCCAAACATCATAATAAATTCGAATATCAAGTCAGCACTAGGCTATCTATAGTTGATTTGTCTTGGAGGTGGAATTACCGACGTTTGTTTCTCTTAGCATAGATAGAGCTGCATAAACTAGGCACCATTTCTAGAGAAGGATTTCTTCTTAACTTGGCAATTGGTACAGGCATGACTACCATTCATGCACCCAAACTTCCTCTTCAATGCCTTCCACCTGCTATTTTTCTTCTCCTTCACCACACCTTCCTCTATCTGTCTCTTCATTCTGTCACATTCGTTCTCCAACTCAATCACTCCGTTATCCATTTCTATCCTTGCTTCATCACTTTCCTCGCTTCCAATAACCATCACTTCTTTTCTAGACCCATTATCTGAATTGTCAACCCTTGTGGTGATAACGTCTCTTAGGTGCAGCTGACCAACAAACAATGCCTGCACCACCACCCTTAATGGCAACCGCGAGTTCTGCGAAGCGTGAATGCGGGCTTCTTCCGACATCCTGGAGCAATCTAGCCCTTGACAAACTTCTTCTTTCTCTGATTCAGTCAGGTAATTATGTCTGTCCAAGTAAATATCGATAGCTCGGTATACTCCATCCGAGTATCGTTTTGTTTCTATTGTTGTTGCAACAGATATGGCACAGAGGGATATAAAAGAATCCTTGGTGAGATTTTCATCATCAGCTAGCTTGGCCAAGTAATCTTCTATGAGCTCAGCAACTTTGATCAGCCCCGAACTTTCTGAAGAAGTATAGTTGGCATAGAAATTCTGCAGTATCCTTTTGACACAATCTATATCAAATTGCACTTCAGCTGCATAACCTTGAGAAGGAGTCGAGAGATCTTCGACCAAAGCTTCATTTAGCTGTTTTCCTATCCTCATCTCAAATCCATATCTACAGCTAGGACTAGCATGGAAGAAAATTGCGGTCCGCAGCATCTCAAACAACAATTTGCAAGGGAGTACTATCTTGTCATCAGGCAAAAGCTTCTCTACTGTTTCAATGACATCTTTAGAATCCACAACTGCTTCCCCTGTGATGTTAACTGTAGCCCATGCCTCTGCATACCTGAAAAGAGAAGCGGCCACATATTCCGGTTGAACCCCGTTCTGAATAATGCTCGATATGATCAGCTCATAAAGACGGAGACTTAACAATGTTAAAGCTTCTGACGCCTGCTgattagaagtaaacaatttcttCCTTACAATCGGTCTGTAATCTGCACCAGTGTCACTGAGGGTTGGTTTCTTGAATGGTTCTCCAAGTAGGCGAGGATTATCACGGGCTTTTGAAAGTAAAGATTCTAAACAAGAATCAACCAAACCGAGATGAATTGCAAAATCAAAATGGTGTTCCATGGTCTGAAAAGCCTTGACAGATTCGTTCCAGTGAGGAAGGATTTTCAAGTGGAAGAAGTTAAATGCCTTGTCTAATAGGTTTCCCTGACAGTGCTCCTCAGTCATTTCAAGGTAGAAAGCCAGACAAATGACTGGGACGATATTAATGGCCGTAAGGTTTGGCTCATAGCCTTGACAAAATTTCATGGCAAGTTCAAAGGCAGTGGAGTCCCCTGGTATGTTCTTaaaaggaactgcgagttcttcATTCTTGTGATCCTTCAGTAGCATAGCAAATTTACGTGATTTTTCTATCAGAAGTTTCTGCAATGACAGTAATAAATAATCGATGTAAAATAATGCGATGAAGATCCAAGTTGCATTTGAATATGCAAAATCATAAACAAGAATATGCAATCGTTTAATTCAACAAGCACATAGAGAAAGTAAGGCAGATGCTCTCTAGTAGAGTTTAAAGTATGTTCAACACACTAATTTCCTAATTAAAAAAAATGCAGATATAATTGAAAATGTGGTGTATTAATCTTACTCTATCTAGTTGATAATGCTTTCCATGAATGCGAAAACGAACATCTGATGGAGATGTAATGAACTTATTATACCTGCAACACCAATGAATCAATTAATAACAAACACATGAATTTGAGGAAAATGGAACGGAATGATTAAGGTTATCAACTTACCAGTAAGAAGAATCTTTGATGATCTCTTGAGTAGCCATATTAGATAATAACTATACCTGATTGTACTAATTAGTGGAACTAATTAACTTTTGTTAAATCACTCTATGTCTTTTAGTACTGTCTAGGGTTTATGAGATTAAGAGTAATGTGATTAgtagaaaaaaatgaaacatgaTTTTAGGTGATGACTAATTACCTTGCTTAAATTTATGGATCCAATAACTAACTGTATTTTTTGACCGTTTTTTTTCTTAGTTGACTAAGTCcttaattcttttcaaaattaTAGGGTGAATTATGTTTGAACATTTGAAAGTTCGGCAGAATTGCAATTCTGTTCTAACATGCCACAATTCCCTGAAAAGTTGTCCATTCGACTGTGCCATTGCAATTTCATTTTGATGTATATCTATTACTGGCATAACATGATGTTAACTCATCATCTGGTACGTGTGTCACTTGACACACGATACCCTGTTGGTCACGGAAATTGTATTTTAGGAAACCTGTTTTAGTTAGGAAGTTCTCTTGCCTTGAAGTTCAAGGAACTctatgtataagtactttgtatttCCTATGAAAGTGAATGTACGAATACAATTAAAAGAAAGTTTTCTTCTGTTAATCTATCTTTGTCCGTGTCTTCTTAAACTTAACCAAAACCCTAGTCAGTTCTAGCTTGGTATCAGCTAGGTTTAGGTCCTTTTACCTCTTTCGATTTTTCTTTCTTAACCTAAAACCATGTCTACTGAATCTTCCACAATCTCTGCAGTCATTCAatcatcttctccttctctaCTTTCAACCATGACCTCTGTCCAATTCTCTCAACCTCATCATATAATCACCGTCAAGTTGGATGAAACCAATTATTCTTTGTGGCATGCTCAATTTATGCCATATCTCCAAGGTTATGATCTAGATGGTCATGTTACTGGTGAAAAACCTTGTCCCGCGTCTCTGTTGATGATGCAGTCCCTACATCGGTGTTTCTCTCTTGGATAAAACAAGATAAAATCCGAGTAAGTTGGTTGTTCTCTTCTCTTACACCTGTTTTTTTTCGTCCAAACCATGAAGCTCCAGACTGTTGGAATCGTTTTGATCGAAGCTTTCGTCCTCCTTGTCGTCAACCACCAGCTTCTGTACCTCGTGCATATGCTGCTCATGGATCCGGCTTACTTCCATAACCCTCATGGACTCCTGATAGTGGCGCTACAGATCATATCACCAATgatttctctcgtattcaattCCCAACTGAATATACTGGTCCGGATCAAATACAGCTGGGTAATGGTTCTTCTATACCAATTTCTAATGTTGGTTCCTCTATTTTAGGAACTCCCAATTGTAAGTTGCAGCTTCGCAATGTTCTCTTTGCACCACAAATCTCTCATAATCTCTTATCTGTTTCTCGTCTTACCACTGATAAtaatgtcttatttgaatttcatccaaatttttgtcttgtgaaggatcgatgtaccgggAAGGTTCTTTTTCGCGGCAGTAGGAAgggtggtctctatcaacttgatgCTTCGTCTCAATCTCCTCAAGCTTGCGTAGGTGAACGTGCTAGTTTACAGGCCTGGCATGCTAGAATGGGACATCCTATGATGCGCATAGTTCGCAAAGTTATTTCTCAGTTTTCTCTTCCAGTTTCAAACCAAACTATTAGTTTTTGTTCATTCTGTCATGAGCATAGGAGTCATAAGTTACTGTTTAAGTCCAGTACAACTATTTATttgaatccattagatttaattgtctcggatgtatggggaccctctcatattttatctaatgaaggttACAAATATTATATCATATTTATTGACGCGTATAAtcgttttacttggatgtttcctatgtctcagAAATATGAtgtcttttctatattctttttgtttcaaaagcatgttgaaaatctttttaatcgGAAGATAAAGATATTTCAGTATGACAATGCGCTTGAGTATCGCAAACTTACTCCGCATCTCCAGAAACTTGGGATttttcatcgtttttcatgtccACATACTTTTGAGCAAAATGGTTTGGTTGAAcgtcgtcatcgtcatattcgtgaaactggtcttacaATCCTAAATATGGCTTCTGTGCCGTCTTCGTATTGGTATGATTCGTTTTACACTGCTTGTTATTTAATGAATCGTGTGCCTTCGACCTATGTTAATAGTTTTTCCCCATATGAAGCTCTTTTTGGTCTCCCACCGGATTACACTTCTCTTCGTGTTTTCGGTTGTCTGTGTTATCCTCACTTATGCCCGTATAGGTCTCACAAAATGGAGCCTCTTTCTTCTCCTTGTGTTTTTATTGGCTATAGTCCATCTCACAAAGGTTATAAGTGTCTTTATATTCGTATGGGTCGAGTATACGTTAGCCgtcatgttgtttttgatgagactACCTTTCCCTTTGCACCCGCGACTTCACCTTCACTGGCATCGACTTCTTCACAGGTAACTTCACCTTCTCCCCTATCTTTTTATTTGCCCTTGCTTTCTTCTCCTCGTCCTACTGTCTCTCCGGTGCTGTCAGATCAAGCGGCTTCTACTCGACAGTCTACAACTCCATCTGCAGTCCGCCAACCTACACTTGTTCAGCAGCCACTATCTCCTCGGTCTCCACAAAGTGCAACATCAGTTGAACAGCAGCCGACGTCACCACATTCACAACCGGTTCAACCTTCCAACGTTACTACTGAAGCAGAAAACGTTGTTACTTTTGTCCCGCCATCACCTGTTTCACCCAATGGCCGGTCTCCACAACCAGCTCCAGTATTTTCCTTTGATATGTCAGAGTCCACACAACTGGCAGTAGACTCCAGTGATCAAGCTTCCGCTGTACAACCCATTATTCTGGTACATCTAATGGTGACAAGGGCTAAGGATGGCATTTttaaacccaactctaaatacGCACTGATATGTGATTCGCTTAGTGAACCAACTTGTATTTCACATGCTCATAAGGATCCGGAATGGCGTACTTCATACGATGACGAGATTAATGCATTATTTCGTAATGGTACATGGTCTCTAGTACCATATGATCCTTCCATGAATgttattggatgtaaatgggtatttcGTATCAAACGAAATACTGATGGTACAATTGCACGTCGTAAATCTCGTTTGGTTGCAAAAGGCTACAATCAGCAAGAGGGAATTGATTTTTCTGAAACATTTAGTCGGTTGTTAAACCATGCACTATACGAATTATACTTACATTGGCTTTATCTTCAAACTGGCCAATTCATCAGCTGGATGTGCAGAATGCTTTCTTAcatggagaacttcaagaagaagtgTATACGAAACAACCTCTGGGGTATGTGGATTTTCATTTCCTACACATGTTTGCAAATTACGTCGTTCTCTCTACGGACTTAAACAGGCTCCTCGTGCATGGTACCACAAACTTAGTGCCTTTTTGCTACAAATTGGGtttattacttcaaagtgtgactCTTCTTTGTTTATCTACAATGGAACTTATGGTACTATTTATTTGTTGGTCTATGTGGATGACATTATTGTTACCGGTTCCAGTACCACAGGTATCGCTTCTGTTCTCACTCGCTTACAACAagaatttgcaattaaagatcttggttccttgtcttattttcttggcattgagGCGACTCATACGTCTTCTGGTTTATTTCTTTCTCTACAACGTTATactcatgatcttcttattcgagCAAAAATGGATGGAGTCAAACCAATTCGCACTCCACTGAGTACATCTGGTGATATTTCTTCTGATCGTAGTACTTTATTAACTGATGCTACTGAATATCATAGTATTGTTGGAGCATTGCAATATTTAACGTTCACTCGACCAGATCTTGCATATGTTGTTAATAAAGTCTGTCAATTTACGCATGCTCCTACCGAATTTCACTGGGGTTTGGTTAAGCGTATTCTTCGTTATCTCAAGAGTACAAGTACCTTTGGTATACTTCTTCGACTGTCACCTTCTTTGCAATTATCTTTCAGTGCATacactgattctgattgggctggttctcttgaTGATCGTCGTTATACTAGTGGATATTGTGTTTATTTGGGGTGGAAATATTGTCACCtggagtgctcgtaaacagaaaactgtttctcgttctagtactgaagctgaatatcgaggtcttgctattgctactgctgaaattatgtggattcagtcACTCATCTCGGAGCTTCGTATATCTACACGTCCTCCTCCTATATTATGGTGTGACAATCTTGGTGCAACTTATCTCACAGTTAATCCTATCTTTCATGCGAGGACAAAGCATATAGAAATCGACTATCATTTTGTTCGAGATCAGGTTTCTTCCAAACTTCTTGATGTTCGTTTTATATCGTCTAAAGATCAAATTGCGGATATCTTTACAAAACCACTTTCTAAAGATCGGTTTTCTTCTTTACGATTCAAGCTAACGGTTCAGGAGaacccgttacgcttgcgggaaGGTGTTAACTCATCATCTGGTACGTGTGTCACTTGACACACGATACCCTGTTGGTCACGGAAATTGTATTTTAGGAAACCTGTTTTAGTTAGGAAGTTCTCTTGCCTTGAAGTTCAAGGAACTctatgtataagtactttgtatttCCTATGAAAGTGAATGTACGAATACAAttaaaagaaaatcttcttctgttAATCTATCCATGTCTGTGTCTTCTTAAACTTAACCAAAACCCTAGTCAGTTCTAGCTCATGACCATGGCATGAGAAAATCAAACTACAAAGGGACCTGTCGGCCCATAGGGTAAGATTGGCTTTTGGGGAGGTACgtaatttctgatttttgatattgcaatattatttCCGTAAGAGTTGCTAGATCATGAGAGTCACTTTTTATGCAGTATGTTTATGCATCTCGTGGATTACATTTTTGGAATGAGTTGGTGGATTGGTATGATGCTGGTGGTGTGATAAAGTCTGTGTCAGAAAATGAAAGTGACATAGAGAGTCCGCAATCAGAAAATGTGATTGATTTTAGCCTCTACTTAACTCTTAATCCTGATTTTAGAAAAATCATCGATTTGAGACTGGAGATGGTATTCTTACTGTATGGCTAGCCGCTAGCTTCTTCTCCTTGACAAAATTTTGatcctggttttagaaaaacttCTTAGGAACCTTAAGAAGAAGAGGTCTCTCAAGTCTCTAGGATATACAAATTTGCTGATACTGTATTGAAATGTAAGACAGTGATGGTTATATTTATATGCAACCATTATTTTCAGCATGTTTAACTTGTTTCTGTTCTGGTGAATTGCAAGGAGTTGGCAAAATATTTTCAGTATGTTACTCATTACATTAACAAGTGACTCCCAAAATGAGTATCAAATAGAGGTCTCTAATTACCAGAATATGTAAACATCGACGGCTGTGTTATTCTTCATGATCAGCATTTGGCATATTTAGTCGTTTACATTCAACATGCGCTTTATAGGTGGGCTTGGGCTTATTTTATGTGTGCTTTTTAACTGTGTCCTAACTCCTCATACGAATGAAACATGGTCATGGGATGTATTTTGCTTACTTCTAGTGTCTTTGTCAGTGTACTTGTTATCTTTACCgagcaaaaaaacaacaacagacGATTTCCTTTGGCTCTGGGTAAACTAGTCAGTAGTCACAGGTAGCACGCATGAGGGAGGAGCTAATCTTACACTACTATAGAATATATAGTGCATCAATCATCTCTATATGGGCCGCGTACAGAATCAGTCTCATGAATAGAGCTTCGGCCTACAAGAAAAGagacctgttttgaggcatactcaagttatcagccgaacctatgaTTTTGTCTAGGTTctgctgataacttttcagccgaacatACTCAAATGTATGCTTCAAAAACACAGGTTTACAAGAAAACCCACCTGAAAACAGGTGGAAATCACTAGCTttatgaagaagagaaaagagtTTTATATCATTGTTGCCAACATAACACTTTAGAAAGATAtatggattttttattttatttttggttaaaGAGGCAAAATGCCCCAATTTCGATGGTCACCTTGTCAAAATGCCCCAGACGTTAAAAATAAAGTCAAAATGCTCCAATCCGTTATATTACTATTAGAATAGAGATATCTGGTCAAATCGGGGCATTTTGACTAGTCAACGCCCGAGTTGACTTCCGAAATTGCCCATGCTAATTAGGAATGGTGAGAGATCATATTTTGGGACACGTGTTCGTATCCTATGATATTCAGATCACGGAGAAAATTAACGGTGACAGATGAGGGGCTCTTACACGTGTCATAACATCATTTGACCACGTGGAtattataaaataatataatacaTCTTTGATGACTGGGCATTTGATGCCACGTGTCCCAATATATCAAGGACATGTGTCGTT comes from Papaver somniferum cultivar HN1 chromosome 7, ASM357369v1, whole genome shotgun sequence and encodes:
- the LOC113295991 gene encoding BTB/POZ domain-containing protein At5g17580-like, with the translated sequence MATQEIIKDSSYWYNKFITSPSDVRFRIHGKHYQLDRKLLIEKSRKFAMLLKDHKNEELAVPFKNIPGDSTAFELAMKFCQGYEPNLTAINIVPVICLAFYLEMTEEHCQGNLLDKAFNFFHLKILPHWNESVKAFQTMEHHFDFAIHLGLVDSCLESLLSKARDNPRLLGEPFKKPTLSDTGADYRPIVRKKLFTSNQQASEALTLLSLRLYELIISSIIQNGVQPEYVAASLFRYAEAWATVNITGEAVVDSKDVIETVEKLLPDDKIVLPCKLLFEMLRTAIFFHASPSCRYGFEMRIGKQLNEALVEDLSTPSQGYAAEVQFDIDCVKRILQNFYANYTSSESSGLIKVAELIEDYLAKLADDENLTKDSFISLCAISVATTIETKRYSDGVYRAIDIYLDRHNYLTESEKEEVCQGLDCSRMSEEARIHASQNSRLPLRVVVQALFVGQLHLRDVITTRVDNSDNGSRKEVMVIGSEESDEARIEMDNGVIELENECDRMKRQIEEGVVKEKKNSRWKALKRKFGCMNGSHACTNCQVHLRTNLFRELQMLHELGAVSARKVAQIQADTVNRILTS